A segment of the Denticeps clupeoides chromosome 2, fDenClu1.1, whole genome shotgun sequence genome:
TGACCTGGTCGGGCAAAAGCCAATTCATCGATGCGACAACTTTTTGTCATCTCAAAAAAACCGCGTGGGCTATGTTTAGGTGACCagaaaataacatgtttttgttattttgtaaaaacattGTTAAGCTGATTaggataaaaatatttttaaaaaaattaaacgcaTGTCCATACGCGCTTTATCATAAAGAATATTCGAACCTGGTCCCAAATTTGAAGTTGCGGCTTTTAATTGTTCCTGCAGCGACGTGGATCGCGGTGGTGGGACGgacgtgggtttttttttttttttttttttacctttgcgCCGCGACGTGGGCCTCCAGCACCCCGGCGGGGAGCGGCCAGCGGGGGACCGGCTCTTCCTTCATGGCCGCGCCCTGGAGCCCGAACATGGGACGCGCGCCCGGCTCGGCGGTCCTGCGGTCCAGGCGCTTCATCCGGCGCGAAGGTAGCAGATTCGgaccaaggttttttttttccacgagCTCCACGCttggaaaaaaagttttttttttaagtgcaaaaattgtcacaaaaaaaaatgtcacgaCGCTGTCATCGGCCGACCTACTCCTCACGATCCGGAGGACGTCGGTACATGTCGGTTCTCCCGGAGGAGTGCGCGCGCTTCCCGAGAGCCCGACGCTCAAAACCCCGCGGGAGAGCGCGAAGGGGGCGGGGCGTGAACCGCGAAGGGGGCGGGGCGTAACGCACCTTTTATTCTCTACGCTTTCTCAAAATGctgtcacttttttttgcttcttcagTTATACACATATCGCTATTGTTTAATAGACATGGCGGGATCAACAAATCGTTGTTATGATGATCATTATGATGTCATATTATGCCATTATAGTCAATATTCCTATAATAAACACCACCATTCAAATGTTTTGAGAGAAAACAATTGTGTGgtgcattaaaaacatcaaaagtgggtgaaaactccagtccagacatgactgttgtaaatgactgttaATGGTGGAATATCTGCACATAGAGAGGAAGTTTATCAGCAAAtattagtacatttacatttactgcatttatcagacacccttatccagagcgacttacaatcagtagttacagggacagtcccccctggagcaatttagggtcaagtgtcaagtgttaagtgagatttgaacctgggtcaacctagccactaggctactaccacccattagtcttgagttccaatggaatgctgtgatGTTAACTCAATTCATACTCTTTAAAAGCTAAATTCATTATGAGAAAGCCATTTCAATTGTTTTTGTACAGttaaaaacagttgcactgattcaGACttggccaaattcacactaatACAGTCTcaagtgcatcagcagatgttggttcatcatcattatttcaaacgttgtcaattattatttcttatattttctTCTATTGAAACCCATTTTTAGTGTATGTTCTGAGGAAGAACATATCTGCACAACATATTAAACAGTTTCATAGCATGCGCTTCCAAATAATTGTGATTAGACACGTTTGATGAATTATTATCGTTAATTGAAGAATTATTTTgaagaatttattttaattcgTTTGATGAATCATTATCGTTAATTGTGGCAGAGAACTGTCCAGCAACAAGAAtggcagaataaaaaaatgtgagtaATGCGAGAAGAGTAAAAAATGTGACAACAAACGCAGTGCCCGCGTGTCCGGTATCTGCATTCAGCCGCCATCTGCCCATCAGCTGCCCGTCACACGACGTCGCCGGGCTCAGCTGGTGCATGCCGGGTAAATTTTCAcgtaaaacaacaacaataaaagctttttattcacttttcattctcaatttttcttcttcttcttcttctttttgagaAGGGCTGAATGAAGCGCGGATTAAGGGGGGTGACGGGTTCCCGATCCCGTCgatttgcatttaaatagcGGCACCCAGACTCCCGAGCCCCACACCGGCATCGGGTCCGCGGCACCAGCTGTCCGGGTCCACACCGACAACAACGAGGACAACAGCAGGGCCAATAGTCGAGTAATAAAATAATCTGCACCAAAGTGCGGTCCGTAAGACGTTCTGTGTTATTACAGTTAATGCATCAGTTGTATTCAATTGCTTGTAATCATCATAGTTGTAGTGCAATGCTGGCTGAAAACGGATTGAAACGTTTCTGTAATGTTGTGCTGACAACTTATTATGTTAGCTGTTGTTAAGGTCTCACAAGACCTCATAAGTGGTGATACTGGGcttaaaaaagtttaaaagcatatccaaaaaagattttttttttttgttaaatagcACGtcttttgttcaaataattcaTCCCTGCAGAATATTTAGGTGTTGGAACAGCACATAGTTTAGAAACCTTGTGCAGGGAGTTGCCTAGAAATGTTTCCTGTGCAGGACTACACAGAGTAAaaagggtggtaggagcctagtgggtaacacactcgcctattaaccagaagacccgggttcgaatcccacttactaccattgtgtccctgagcaagacacttaaccctaagttgctccagggagactgtccctgtaactactgtaagtcgctctggataagggcgtctgataaatgctgtaattgtaaaaatgtataaatgctgtaattgtaaaatgtaaaatgagtaGAATAGTCTAAAAGTCTTAACAATTACAACAGGCTGAGACAGGACAGTTAACAAAACTAATGCCTGCGTAGAATAATAATTTGGTTTCTGTGCGACACAGCAAACAATAATACGTTGTGCGATACAGATTTTTGTCAtgtccagagcgacctacaattagtagttacagggacagtccccaatggagacactcggggttaaatggtcataagtggggtttgaacctgtgactgtggtcttttggtttataggctactaccaccccaatttTCTTGAgaatcagaaaaataaaaacaatatcatGAAAAATTTGAGTGTCAAAATGATTCGAGGAGGAACAGTGTGAGATCatagatgtgtgtatgtgtgtgtgtgtgtgtgtgtgtatgtatgtatggagCTCAGCATGTTTGGTGCAGCTCAGCTGGCAGTGAAGTCCCATATGATTTGGAAGCTCCTTCCACAGGGCAGGAGGGAGAAAGTGTTGGCCAGGTGAGTACtaacaaatattaaaaacaataatatcaTAACCATACGTTTGCTGTTTACCTTTTCTTAGACACAAACTAGTCTCTGTAATGTCttgagaagaggaaaaaaaaactccacgcCTTAAAAAAAACGTTGTGCAATTTTTATACCAAAAGACAGAATTCACTTTGTTTCTGAAATATGTAAAACTGTGGTGGAAGGTCACATGTCTGCCGAGTCAACAAACATATTTTACAAGAACACTTTGCCCACAAGATTTAGTGGCAAGGACCAGCCTGGTTTTTAAACTCATGGAGTGAATAGTTGAAAAGAAGCATTTAGCATACGTCTATCATTGTCTTGTAACGTTTTcaacaaaatacatattttaatgtttatgtttgATATATAATTATATGGACTAAACATATCAATCTAAATTTAGGCTATGGTGTAAAATAATCAAACTGCTCAAAATGGATGTTTTGTAGGTAGATGTATTTAGGTAGGTATTCAAACCtagtttttatacatttatacatgttAAAAttgtactgattttttttttgtgaggtgattgtcacatgtgatacacagcagcacagcacacggtgcacacagtgaaatttgtcttctgcatttaacccatcaccctgagtgagcagtgggcagccatgacaggcgcccagggagcagtgtgtgaggacggtgctttgctcagtgacacctcagtggcaccttggcggatcgggattcgaaccggcaaccttctgattacggggccgcttccttaaccgcaaggccaccactgccccaatattgCACTTGCTTTATGATGTTGATTTGAAATAATCTTGAATTTGCATATACTTAAGGTTCTTTATGATCCCATTATCCATTATCTACTGAGTAATTTTGTGAAGGTTTTCATTAATGAAAAGTAGGCTAATGACATATTGTAATTCATAGTGCACACTGCCATCTAGCGTTCGGTGCGTAATCCACACACAACTGTACCGTAGCGGAACTCGGAATTCGGTTCATTTATTCCGGTGGCAGATTATTATAAATTCGATTTGGGCTggagtaaaaaaacatttgctcaGGTGATACTCTGAGGTACGTACTGAGTGTATGGTGTCATACAGATGGACTGAGCTGAATGTTAACTACTGTAAAATACAAAACCAGTAAGttattcattcaaataaaatcTACTTTTAATTgtacttttaattttaaattgtaCTTTTAATTGTAAAAAGTCATTTCAAACTCAACAAACcgtataaaaataaacaacaagATACAGCAgaatagtagtagtaatataATTATTTGCTTGGACACTAGAATGTCTTTTTCCTTTGAGCatagccacttttttttttttaagaaaagcgACGCTCAGAGTCCGTGACGTCATTACGCTGCGTCCCAAagtcaatgtttatttattgctcCTTATCAATTACGCACCCGGCCGTTCCGTAGCAGCCGCGGGCCACACCCGGAACGTTCGCGGAAGGATGAAGGATGtgggtgcattttattttttattttttaacaactgTAAATCTTCCCGACTCGACAGCTGCGGCCACGCCGATGGATGTTGATCTCTGATTTCGGACTGATGGAGAGAGCAGTGCAGGGGACCCCGGCTACACCAGACGCGCGTTTCTGTACTATGAGGGCGGTTTGGGGGAGCGGCAGCGTGTCATTGCGTCCTATGCGGTACCCCTCTTCTCCCGCATCTTCATCACGGACACGGATGCCCCGCAGGCTGAGATGGCAGGCAAGTTCGTTCAATGGTTTCAAACTTCAGAAGcccaaatacatttacatttacatttacagcatttatcagacgcccttatccagagcgacttacaatcagtatttacagggacagtctccctggagcaacttagggttaagtgtcttgctcagggacacaatggtagtaagtgcgattcgaacccgggtcttctggttcataggcgagtgtgttacccactaggctactaccacccaaatagTCGAAAGAGTCTTcctgttctttatttttgcaCGAATTAATATGCTGATGCATTTTCCCTGGCAGCGAATATCGCCATTAGGACGAAAATTCACGTTTCATGCTGTAAACCTGAGACAAAAGTAAActcacatttattaaaaatatataaataaatgcgTGGTCTGCTATGGTTGATTACTTTGCATGACCTCGAAATTGTTCACATCATCACCTAAATGTAATATTAGATGAAAGATGAAAAATACAGAGCCGGCCTTTTTGCTGAATTTATGGCCGATGTGGTGCGTCACGTTAATGATTTCTCCATTATGAGCATCTGCTGCCATTATAGTACATTTCCACAGACGCCAGTTTTACAATCACACGAAAGCAATATGCCACAAGATATGTGCACAATGTCTGCAttggtaaaaaaatattttttatccaAAAAGTGTAAAGgacatgtttttgtctgtgtagtTATTCTGtatataaatactgtatatgaatgCATCCCATGAAGtgacttttgatgatgacaatagctGCTATTCAAATATGTTGAATTTAAAGAGCAAGAGCAATGGCATCAGCAGTCTCTGAGGCTACAAAATACGATATGAGCAGCAAATTTTCAATAGTATGCCTGAAGAGGCAGAAAAGCGCAGGTCCTGTGAAGCAAAATTGGACGAGGAAAAATCTCACAATGCTGCACAATGAGAAACCTATGCAGGGAGCTTCAGGAGAGATTATGTCTAACATGGGAGAGGAACATGAGAAAACTCTGACCCTAATGCAGGCAAATGTTAAGCTTGACCTGTTGAAAGAGCATGAAGCGATGAACATGGAACGTTTCTTGAAATTTAAGAGAAATCAAGGGTTTGCATTTGCAAAATTAAGAGAAATCAAGAGAAAAATGCATTCAAGAATTAAATGAGTACCACTGCAAGGCCTACGCAGACTTGCAGGTCTATAGTTAGATTGGAATGAAAAATATTCTGGAAGCCTTTGATCAGCAGAAGTCTCTTAGATTGAAATCAATGAAACAATTGGGCCCACTAATTGAAGCAGTAAAGTAGTACAGGCAGCTTTTTAGAAAATCTGATTGGAACCatatgcacatgtatgcttaTAATGTGATACATGTAATTGCCAGATCAACATTTATGTTACATTCTTTGGGGAGAAACGTGAAAAcatgaatttattattattgacctGGCACTCTACCCACCAAAAGGTGGTGCTAAGGCAGTTCAAAAGTGTCTGGGTCATGTTACTGTAGGGGCATATGACTTCTCAACAATTGTTCATTCTTGTCATTTATGCGCATGTCTCTTAGCAAGTCTGCACATTGGTATACTTACTACTGAAAATGTGCATGTTGCAGCGGACATCATCTCGGCTGTGGAGTTCAGTGTTTCTGGTGAGCTGCTGGCCACAGGAGACAAGGGAGGCAGAGTCGTCATCTTTCAAAGAGAACCGGAGGTCAGTACGGATTAGCATTGATTTATTTCCAGCGTTGTCCGAACACATGGCACCACAGAACTGGAATAAAACCCTGTCTGATGCCAATATTCTAATGAGTAATGCACTTGCACAGCAATTATAGTGTAACATTTATAATTACTAGTAATAACATATTAATAGAACAATTTTAACATAATAGGTTAGACCAGGGCTGGGCAAACTACGGCCTACGGGCCACGTCCGGCCGGTTGGTCTTTTTAATCCGGCCCTCTGAAGATTGGTATAGAATTGCCAAAATAAAGCCGGCACTCATTTAAAAACGTCCTGTAACGCCTGCCCCCTCTGCCAGGAGGCGCATTAggtgcagatggagctgaagatctttttTCCGCTGACTTGAGCGGCAAATGAGCGGTCAGGCGATGCGTTTCGATCTGATCTGAAGGCTGATcagcaacacagttcccactaaaagcgaatgtaaatattaacactgtaaggccttttttatgtttatgtctgatatggcTGCTTCTGGTGCTGGCCCGTCCCTTCTGACCaattttaaaagtcaatgtggcccctgagcttaTAAACTTGCCCACCCCTGGGTTAGATAACCCTCTGCAAATATTTGTTACAAAGTTACACAGAACACATTAACAATTTTCTCTTTATTATGGAAAGATTTTTAATGGTGTATGGTACAGACCCCCATTTTCTGAACAGATTACCTGGTGTGACATCATTCTTACTTAAGTATGCTTAAAGTCACGTCTCCCTTCGGCTGCTCCCGTCAGGAGTCGTCACTGTGGACAAAGATCTGGCAAAAGTTGTAAGCCAGATGCACTTCCTGatcaaccctccccatttacccggccGTGGGACTGACACCAAAAAGCCACATGGTCACATGTGTCCCCAATGGCTGGGTTTAAGTATGCTTAAAGTATTTGGCATAATGTACCAGATGTGTTCCaacttaaaatgtacatttttgaacacacttatccagagcgacttacaatcagtaggaagagggacagtcccccggaaGATGttcagcgttaagtgtcttgctcagggactcaatggtactaagtggggtttgagcctttgactttgtggccttctaaATCACATGGTAAGTATGAAATCAATACAAAAAAGGTCCCAATCATTTTTCTAGATGCCGCAAACAATCGGAAAACAGCTTCATctaagaaaatgactttaccccagtcctcagtagtccaatccctgtacttttttgCAAAATATCAATCTGTCttccatgtttttcttggagaaaagtggcttctttgctgcccttcttggcaccaggccgtcctccaaaagtcttcacctcactgtgtgtgcagatgcactcacgcctgcctgctgccattcctgagcaagttctgaactggtggcaccctgatcccgcagctgaatcatctttaggagacggtcctggcgcttgctggactttcatGAGAACCCTGAAGCCtgcttcacaacacttgaagttctctccttgaagtttttgatgatctgattaATGGTTGATTTAGGAGCAGTCTTAGTAGCAACAATATCCTttcctgtgaagccctttttatgcaacacgaTGGTGACcgcatgtgtttccttgcaggtaaccatacttaacagaggaagaacaatgatatCAAGCATCActctccttttaaagcatccagtctgctattctaactcaatcagcatgacagaatgatctccagccttgtgcttctCAACACTCTCAATTGTGTCACTGACATGATCTTAACAGGCCCTTTtgtgggattaagttcattttcagtgCAAAGAGGTACTTTGCAAGTcattcttcataacattctggggTATTTGCTAATAACCATAATAAAGATGGAAGCagaaactttgtgaaaaccagtatttgtgtcattctcaaaacttgtGGCCAGTCCTCCGAGTCCTTTATCAACCAGGCAATGGTGTAACaatgttaaatacatttaatggcattaaaaacttttttccccctttctttttGCCAGCGTAAAAGACGACCATATCTCAGGGGGGAGTATAACGTATACAGCACCTTCCAAAGCCACGAGCCAGAATTTGACTTCTTGAAGAGTCTGGAGATTGAGGAGAGGATTAATAAAATTCGGTGGCTGCCACACCAGAACCCAGCTCATTTTCTGCTCTCCACAAATGGTACATGTCTCATGCTGCGTGTATTTCCATTCGCACCTGTCATATGTCCTTTGGCACAGTAAAATCTGTATGCTGGTCCTATTCTTATTGTTAcggaacacaatcagggaaatGGAGTGGCGGGGAGGGCAAAAAGTCACATATCGCGAGTGCAGAATTGTGTAGATTTTTTGTGTTTCACCTCCTCGTGGTTCCTTCATGCAGATAAGACTGTCAAGCTGTGGAAGATAAGCGAAAGGGACAAAAGAGCTGAGGGCTATAATCTGAAAGAGGAGGACGGTCGAGTCCGAGAGCCTTTCAGAATCACCTCGCTCAGGGTAAGAGCCCGTTAACTTTTATGATTGACTCTTTGACCAGGGACAAGCATCCATATTCCACATCAGGCCATTTATTTATCATGAGCAAATAAAATTTTGTCAACATTAGAAGGGCGATCATCACACTTAAATCACAACCTTAAGATTtcaacataatttattttatagtCTTGCTGTCTGCTGCGAATCTGAGCTCTTAAAACACAGGTTGTGCTTTTTGTACTCTACAGCAATGTTAGGAAAAGATCTTTGCTATCTCATGAAGTTCTGAGGTGACCTTTTCCCTTTAAAGAGCAAGTCTAAATATGTCTACAAAAGCTAAATCAAAAAAAGTGCTTGGGATGGAAAATCCATAAGAATTCCATACATTATGTAATTCCATACATTATGTAAGTATAACACCCATAGTGCAGAATTCTTAGCGATAACATCATGACGATGGTATTTTTCCAGTGTCATTTCATTACATTGTAGGTCAGCAATGTACCTTCATTACAGGGAGTGctgaattattaggcaaatgagtattttgtccacatcatcctcttcatgcatgttgccttactccaagctgtataggctcgaaagcctactaccaattaagcatattaggtgatgtgcatctctgtaatgagaaggggtgtggtctaatgacatcaacaccctatatcaggtgtgcataattattaggcaacttcctttcttttggcaaaatgggtcaaaagaaggacttgacaggctcagaaaagtaaaaaatagtgagatcttgcagagggatgcagcactcttaaaattgcaacgcttctgaagcatgatcatcgaacaatcaagcgtttcattcaaaatagtcaacagggtcgcaagaagcgcatggaaaaaccaaggcgcaaaataactgcccatgaactgagaagtcaagcgtgcagctgccaagatgccacttgccaccagtttggccatatttcagagctgcaacatcactggagtgcccaaaagcacaaggtgtgcaatactcagagacatggccaaggtaagaaaggctgaaagacgaccaccactgaacaagacacacaagctgaaacatcatgactgggccaagaaatatctcaagactgatttttctaaggttttatggactgatgaaatgagagtgagtgttgatgggccagatggatgggcccgtgactggattggtaaagggcagagagctccagtccgacaaggtggaggtggagtactggtttgggctggtatcatcaaagatgagcttgtggggccttttcgggttgaggatggagtcaagctcaactcccagtcctactgccagtttctggaagacaccttcaagcagtggtacaggaagaagtctgaccttcaagaaaaacatgattttcatgcaggacaatgctccatcacacgcgtccaagtactccacagcgtggctggcaagaaagggtattaaagaagaaaaactaatgacatggcctccttgttcacctgatctgaaccccattgagaacctgtggtccatcatcaaatgtgagatttacaaggagggaaaacagtacacctctctgaacagtgtctgggaggctgtggttgctgctgcacgcaatgttgatggtgaacagatcaaagcactgacagaatccatggatggcaggcttttgagtgtccttgcaaagaaaggtggctatattggtcgctgatttgtttttgaatgtcagaaatgtagatttgtgaatgtggagatgttatattggtttcactggtaaaaataaataattgaaatgggtatatatttgttttttgttaagttgcctaataattatgcacagtaatagtcacctgcacacacagatatccccctaaaatagctaaaaataaaaacaaactaaaaactacttccaaaaacattcagctttgatattaatgagtttttggggttaattgagaacatggttgttgttcaataataaaattattcctcaaaaattcaacttgcctaataattctgcactcactGTAATATGGGTTTGTTAATTAGAACTACCACCCCCATGGGGCaacaccaatcagaattcttgtATCGAATCACTGATTATCTTTATTCATTGACTGCTTTCAAGACCCTTCATTAGTACTCCAGTTCGCAGCTGCAATTATGCATAATTCCGTCTGCTGACAGGTGCCGGTGGTTCTCCCCATGGAGCTGACGGTGGAGGCCAGCCTCCGGCGGACCTTCGCCAACGCTCACACCTACCACATCCACTCCATCTCGGTCAACAGTGACCACGAAACCTACCTGTCCGCCGACGACCTGCGGATCAACTTGTGGCACGTGGAGATCACAGATCGCAGCTTCAGTATCCTCTGTTGTGGTTCCCTCATGAATATACCAACTGGTTCCATGAATCATTTGACTAAATACTAGTGGTGTCATAAAACTTTATATTGAttgttatatgtatatattgatTGCTCTCCTGAACGCCGTCTGTGCAAGCCATTGTGGACATAAAGCCAGCGAACATGGAGGAGCTGACGGAG
Coding sequences within it:
- the LOC114772666 gene encoding serine/threonine-protein phosphatase 2A 55 kDa regulatory subunit B delta isoform-like isoform X2, with translation MAADIISAVEFSVSGELLATGDKGGRVVIFQREPERKRRPYLRGEYNVYSTFQSHEPEFDFLKSLEIEERINKIRWLPHQNPAHFLLSTNDKTVKLWKISERDKRAEGYNLKEEDGRVREPFRITSLRVPVVLPMELTVEASLRRTFANAHTYHIHSISVNSDHETYLSADDLRINLWHVEITDRSFTIVDIKPANMEELTEVITAAEFHPQQCHTLAYSSSKGSIRLCDMRAAALCDNHAKFFGEPEDPGSRSFFSEIISSISDLKFSRSGRYMLTRDFLSVKVWDLHMEARPVETYQVPRNEIILHTWSTVKTRSSHLLILRHYERLLQQLLPAVRPKLPARHHPGGVT